A genomic region of Streptomyces diastaticus subsp. diastaticus contains the following coding sequences:
- a CDS encoding ABC transporter substrate-binding protein, whose product MTASITRRPRPLRSRLAAAGAITAVGALLLTGCGDQTAGAEDSGEKKETAAPLAGKLPKKYQDSGVVKVGSDIAYPPVEFKDKDGRTVGLDVDLAAALGEQLGVELKFENGTFDTLLGGLRSKRYDIAMSAMTDTKARQEGLDSETGKKVGQGVDFVDYFTAGVSVYTNKGKDQGIKTWQDLCGKKIVVQRGTVSHDLAKAESKKCEKGEIKMETFDNDQQAQTRLRSGGADAGSSDFPVAAYAVKTSGGGDHFELVGEQVEAAPYGIAISKSNPELRDAIKAALDAIIENGEYQKIVEKWGVEDGAVTEAVVNGGK is encoded by the coding sequence ATGACCGCCAGCATCACGCGTCGCCCCCGGCCCCTTCGCTCCCGTCTCGCCGCGGCCGGCGCGATCACGGCCGTGGGCGCCCTCCTGCTCACCGGCTGCGGCGACCAGACCGCGGGCGCCGAGGACTCCGGCGAGAAGAAGGAGACGGCCGCCCCGCTCGCCGGCAAGCTCCCGAAGAAGTACCAGGACAGCGGCGTCGTCAAGGTCGGCTCGGACATCGCGTACCCGCCGGTGGAGTTCAAGGACAAGGACGGCAGGACCGTCGGTCTGGACGTGGACCTCGCCGCCGCGCTCGGGGAGCAGCTCGGAGTGGAGCTGAAGTTCGAGAACGGCACCTTCGACACACTCCTCGGCGGCCTGCGCTCCAAGCGGTACGACATCGCGATGTCGGCGATGACCGACACCAAGGCGCGCCAGGAGGGCCTGGACTCCGAGACCGGGAAGAAGGTCGGCCAGGGCGTCGACTTCGTCGACTACTTCACCGCCGGCGTCTCCGTCTACACCAACAAGGGCAAGGACCAGGGCATCAAGACCTGGCAGGACCTCTGCGGCAAGAAGATCGTCGTCCAGCGCGGCACCGTCTCGCACGACCTGGCCAAGGCCGAGTCGAAGAAGTGCGAGAAGGGCGAGATCAAGATGGAGACCTTCGACAACGACCAGCAGGCCCAGACGCGGCTGCGCTCGGGCGGCGCCGACGCCGGTTCCTCCGACTTCCCGGTCGCCGCGTACGCGGTGAAGACCTCGGGCGGCGGCGACCACTTCGAGCTGGTCGGCGAGCAGGTCGAGGCGGCGCCGTACGGCATCGCCATCTCCAAGTCCAACCCGGAGCTGCGGGACGCGATCAAGGCGGCGCTGGACGCGATCATCGAGAACGGCGAGTACCAGAAGATCGTCGAGAAGTGGGGCGTCGAGGACGGCGCGGTCACCGAGGCGGTCGTCAACGGCGGCAAGTGA
- a CDS encoding NAD(P)-dependent malic enzyme has protein sequence MAAEIVNPRSDSAPEPDGENSPLDSFDPAFALHRGGKMAVQATVPVRDRDDLSLAYTPGVAKVCSAIAEQPELVHDYTWKSQVVAVVTDGTAVLGLGDIGPEASLPVMEGKAILFKQFGGVDAVPIALATTDADEIVDTVVRLAPSFGGVNLEDISAPRCFEIERKLQERLDIPVFHDDQHGTAVVTLAALRNAAKLTGRELGDLRAVISGAGAAGAAIAKFLLEAGVGDVTVTDRKGIVSRDREDLTEVKRELAEITNRAGLVGSLDHALDGADVFIGVSGGTVPEPAVASMAPGAFVFAMANPNPEVHPDIAHKYAAVVATGRSDFPNQINNVLAFPGIFAGALQVRASRITESMKIAAAEALAGVVGDELSADYVIPSPFDERVAPAVTAAVAEAARAAGVARR, from the coding sequence GTGGCAGCGGAGATCGTCAATCCTCGCAGCGACAGCGCGCCGGAACCGGACGGGGAGAACTCTCCCCTCGACTCGTTCGACCCGGCCTTCGCGCTGCATCGCGGCGGCAAGATGGCCGTCCAGGCGACCGTCCCGGTCCGGGACCGGGACGACCTGTCCCTCGCCTACACGCCCGGCGTCGCCAAGGTGTGCAGCGCCATCGCCGAGCAGCCCGAACTCGTCCACGACTACACCTGGAAGTCGCAGGTCGTCGCGGTCGTCACGGACGGCACCGCGGTGCTCGGCCTCGGCGACATCGGGCCGGAGGCATCCCTCCCCGTGATGGAGGGCAAGGCCATCCTCTTCAAGCAGTTCGGCGGGGTCGACGCCGTCCCGATCGCGCTCGCCACCACCGACGCGGACGAGATCGTCGACACCGTGGTGCGGCTCGCCCCGTCCTTCGGCGGCGTCAACCTGGAGGACATCTCGGCGCCCCGCTGCTTCGAGATCGAGCGCAAGCTCCAGGAGCGGCTCGACATCCCCGTCTTCCACGACGACCAGCACGGCACGGCCGTCGTCACCCTCGCCGCCCTGCGCAACGCCGCCAAGCTCACCGGCCGCGAGCTGGGCGACCTGCGTGCTGTCATCTCCGGAGCCGGTGCCGCCGGGGCGGCCATCGCCAAGTTCCTCCTGGAGGCCGGGGTCGGCGACGTCACCGTCACCGACCGCAAGGGCATCGTCAGCCGGGACCGCGAGGACCTCACCGAGGTCAAGCGTGAACTCGCCGAGATCACCAACCGCGCCGGACTCGTCGGTTCCCTCGACCACGCCCTCGACGGGGCCGACGTCTTCATCGGTGTCTCCGGCGGTACGGTCCCCGAGCCCGCGGTCGCCTCGATGGCGCCGGGCGCCTTCGTCTTCGCGATGGCCAACCCGAACCCCGAGGTCCACCCCGACATCGCCCACAAGTACGCGGCGGTCGTCGCCACCGGGCGCAGCGACTTCCCCAACCAGATCAACAACGTCCTCGCCTTCCCGGGGATCTTCGCCGGCGCCCTCCAGGTGCGGGCCTCCCGCATCACCGAGTCGATGAAGATCGCCGCGGCCGAGGCACTGGCCGGAGTGGTCGGTGACGAGCTCTCCGCCGACTACGTCATCCCCTCGCCCTTCGACGAGCGCGTGGCCCCCGCCGTCACCGCCGCCGTCGCCGAAGCCGCCCGCGCGGCCGGAGTGGCCCGCCGCTGA
- the sodX gene encoding nickel-type superoxide dismutase maturation protease encodes MAIRRGEAGAAGTARGWRGRGRFGMVEVDGPSMVPTLEHGDWLLVRYGARVRPGDVVILRHPFQQDLLVVKRAVERREGGWWVLGDNAFAGGDSTVYGVVPRAMVLARVTARLRPRPTGGHGREPVRGVRATLGWAYSAVRPVRSEVSLSRRLRAR; translated from the coding sequence GTGGCGATCAGACGAGGCGAGGCGGGGGCCGCCGGGACGGCGCGCGGGTGGCGCGGCCGGGGGCGGTTCGGGATGGTCGAGGTGGACGGCCCGTCCATGGTGCCGACGCTGGAGCACGGCGACTGGCTCCTGGTCAGGTACGGCGCTCGCGTCCGCCCGGGTGACGTGGTGATCCTGCGCCACCCCTTCCAGCAGGACCTGCTGGTCGTCAAGCGCGCCGTGGAGCGACGTGAGGGCGGCTGGTGGGTGCTGGGGGACAACGCCTTCGCGGGCGGCGACAGCACGGTCTACGGGGTGGTGCCGCGCGCCATGGTGCTGGCGCGGGTCACGGCCCGGCTGCGGCCGCGCCCCACCGGGGGTCACGGACGTGAGCCGGTGCGCGGGGTGCGGGCGACGCTCGGCTGGGCCTACTCGGCGGTCCGCCCGGTCCGCTCCGAGGTGTCGCTCTCGCGGCGCTTGCGGGCCCGGTAG
- a CDS encoding amino acid ABC transporter ATP-binding protein yields the protein MTAMVKAEGVHKSFGQVEVLKGIDLEVATGEVFCLIGPSGSGKSTFLRCINHLEKINAGRLYVDGDLVGYRQKGDRLYELKDAEVALKRRDIGMVFQRFNLFPHKTALENVMEAPVQVRGVAKAAARERAGQLLERVGLSDKAGNYPSQLSGGQQQRVAIARALAMDPKLMLFDEPTSALDPELVGEVLDVMRQLAEEGMTMIVVTHEMGFAREVGDSLVFMDGGVVVEAGDPREVLTDPRHERTQSFLSKVL from the coding sequence ATGACCGCCATGGTGAAGGCCGAGGGCGTCCACAAGTCCTTCGGCCAGGTCGAGGTGCTCAAGGGCATCGACCTGGAGGTGGCCACCGGCGAGGTGTTCTGCCTCATCGGCCCCTCCGGCTCGGGGAAGTCGACCTTCCTGCGCTGCATCAACCACCTCGAGAAGATCAACGCCGGACGGCTCTACGTCGACGGCGACCTGGTCGGCTACCGGCAGAAGGGCGACAGGCTCTACGAGCTGAAGGACGCCGAGGTCGCCCTGAAGCGCCGGGACATCGGCATGGTCTTCCAGCGCTTCAACCTCTTCCCGCACAAGACGGCGCTGGAGAACGTGATGGAGGCGCCGGTCCAGGTCCGGGGCGTCGCCAAGGCGGCGGCCCGGGAGCGGGCCGGGCAGCTCCTGGAGCGGGTGGGCCTCTCCGACAAGGCGGGCAACTACCCCTCGCAGCTCTCCGGCGGCCAGCAGCAGCGCGTGGCGATCGCCCGCGCGCTGGCGATGGACCCGAAGCTGATGCTCTTCGACGAGCCGACCTCGGCACTCGACCCGGAGCTGGTCGGTGAGGTGCTGGACGTGATGCGCCAGCTCGCCGAGGAGGGCATGACGATGATCGTCGTCACCCACGAGATGGGCTTCGCCCGGGAGGTCGGCGACTCGCTGGTCTTCATGGACGGCGGCGTGGTCGTGGAGGCGGGCGATCCCCGCGAGGTGCTGACCGACCCGCGGCACGAGCGGACGCAGTCGTTCCTCTCGAAGGTGCTCTGA
- the sodN gene encoding superoxide dismutase, Ni, protein MLSRLFAPKVKVSAHCDLPCGVYDPAQARIEAESVKAVQEKMQANDDPQYQTRAIVIKEQRAELAKHHVSVLWSDYFKPPHFESYPQLHQLVNDTLKALSAAKNSSDPASGQKALDLIAEIDRIFWETKKA, encoded by the coding sequence ATGCTTTCCCGCCTGTTTGCCCCCAAGGTGAAGGTCAGCGCCCACTGCGACCTGCCCTGCGGCGTGTACGACCCGGCCCAGGCCCGCATCGAGGCGGAGTCCGTCAAGGCCGTCCAGGAGAAGATGCAGGCCAACGACGACCCGCAGTACCAGACGCGCGCCATCGTCATCAAGGAGCAGCGCGCCGAGCTGGCCAAGCACCACGTCTCGGTCCTGTGGAGCGACTACTTCAAGCCGCCGCACTTCGAGAGCTACCCGCAGCTGCACCAGCTGGTCAACGACACCTTGAAGGCCCTCTCGGCCGCCAAGAACTCGTCCGACCCGGCCTCCGGCCAGAAGGCCCTGGACCTCATCGCCGAGATCGACCGCATCTTCTGGGAGACCAAGAAGGCG
- a CDS encoding CGNR zinc finger domain-containing protein: protein MELASYSDYALRLVNSEEPARGTDTLTSVDAVRALFGTSTQAARRATDADVTRFRAVRGRLRAVFEAAADGDERQAVHLLNALLLEFPVSPQVSGHGELDAEGRPDWHMHLADHPSNATSGYAAIAAMGLAFHLTEFGADRLGLCEAAPCRNAYLDTSTNRSRRYCSDRCATRANVAAYRARKRRESDTSERTGRTAE from the coding sequence GTGGAACTCGCCTCTTACTCGGATTACGCCCTGCGTCTGGTCAACAGCGAGGAACCGGCACGGGGCACCGACACCCTCACCTCCGTCGACGCGGTACGCGCCCTCTTCGGTACGAGTACCCAGGCGGCCCGCCGGGCCACCGACGCGGACGTCACCCGCTTCCGCGCGGTGCGCGGCCGGCTCCGCGCGGTCTTCGAGGCGGCGGCCGACGGCGACGAGCGCCAGGCGGTGCACCTGCTCAACGCCCTGCTGCTGGAGTTCCCGGTGAGCCCGCAGGTCTCCGGCCACGGTGAACTCGACGCCGAGGGCCGCCCGGACTGGCACATGCACCTGGCCGACCACCCCTCCAACGCCACCAGCGGCTACGCCGCCATCGCCGCGATGGGGCTCGCCTTCCACCTCACCGAGTTCGGCGCGGACCGGCTCGGCCTCTGCGAGGCGGCGCCCTGCCGCAACGCCTACCTCGACACCTCCACCAACCGCTCCCGGCGCTACTGCTCGGACCGGTGCGCGACCCGCGCCAACGTCGCCGCCTACCGGGCCCGCAAGCGCCGCGAGAGCGACACCTCGGAGCGGACCGGGCGGACCGCCGAGTAG
- a CDS encoding class I SAM-dependent methyltransferase gives MTDAETAPTGTADAAAVQTGATPGTDWAAWQISWDQQQEWYLPDREERFRVMLDMVEAAAGPEPRVLDLACGTGSITDRLLKRFPKAQSTGVDLDPALLTIAEGTFAGDDRVTFVTADLKDPDWPALLPHDSYDAVLTATALHWLHTEPLAALYGQIAGIVRDGGVFLNADHMPDPATPRINAAERELRHRRMEEAKAEGAVDWSTWWRLAAADPVLAGPTARRFEIYGEHAEGDTPPAEWHARTLREAGFTEARTVWQSPSDAMVLGLK, from the coding sequence ATGACGGACGCAGAGACGGCGCCGACCGGTACCGCCGACGCGGCTGCGGTGCAGACCGGAGCCACCCCGGGGACCGACTGGGCCGCCTGGCAGATCAGCTGGGACCAGCAGCAGGAGTGGTACCTCCCCGACCGCGAGGAGCGCTTCCGCGTCATGCTCGACATGGTCGAGGCGGCGGCGGGCCCCGAACCGCGCGTCCTCGACCTCGCCTGCGGCACGGGAAGTATCACGGACCGGCTCCTCAAGAGGTTCCCGAAGGCGCAGAGTACCGGCGTCGACCTGGACCCCGCGCTGCTCACCATCGCCGAGGGAACCTTCGCCGGGGACGACCGGGTCACCTTCGTCACCGCCGACCTCAAGGACCCCGACTGGCCCGCGTTGCTCCCGCACGACAGCTACGACGCGGTCCTCACCGCCACCGCCCTGCACTGGCTGCACACCGAGCCGCTCGCCGCCCTCTACGGCCAGATCGCCGGCATCGTCCGCGACGGCGGCGTCTTCCTCAACGCCGACCACATGCCCGACCCCGCCACCCCGCGGATCAACGCCGCCGAACGCGAGCTGCGGCACCGCCGGATGGAGGAAGCCAAGGCGGAGGGTGCCGTCGACTGGTCCACCTGGTGGCGGCTGGCCGCCGCCGACCCGGTCCTGGCCGGGCCGACCGCCCGCCGGTTCGAGATCTACGGGGAGCACGCCGAAGGCGACACGCCCCCCGCCGAGTGGCACGCCCGCACCCTGCGCGAGGCCGGGTTCACCGAGGCCCGCACGGTCTGGCAGTCGCCGTCGGACGCGATGGTGCTCGGGCTGAAGTAA
- a CDS encoding zinc-binding dehydrogenase gives MFAAYAARIDRDQPLDGLELGERPAPTARPGWTTVQVKAASLNHHDLWSLRGVGLAEDKLPMILGCDAAGVDEDGNEVVLHSVIGQSGHGVGPREQRSILTEKYQGTFAEQVTVPTWNVLPKPRELSFAEAACLPTAWLTAYRMLFTNAGVRPGDSVLVQGAGGGVATAAIVLGSAAGLRVHAVSRDEAKRRRAVELGAVEAYEPGARLPHKVDAVIETVGAATWSHSVKSLRPGGSLVISGATSGDRPSHAELTRIFFLELKVVGSTMGSKDELEDLLSFCATTGVRPVIDQVLPLDRARDAFTRLAAGDQFGKIVLSTE, from the coding sequence ATGTTCGCCGCCTACGCCGCCCGCATCGACCGCGACCAGCCCCTCGACGGCCTTGAGTTGGGCGAGCGCCCCGCCCCCACGGCCCGCCCGGGCTGGACGACGGTCCAGGTCAAGGCAGCCTCGCTCAACCACCACGACCTCTGGTCGCTGCGCGGCGTGGGCCTCGCCGAGGACAAGCTGCCGATGATCCTCGGCTGCGACGCCGCCGGTGTCGACGAGGACGGCAACGAGGTCGTCCTCCACTCGGTCATCGGCCAGAGCGGCCACGGCGTCGGCCCGCGCGAGCAGCGCTCGATCCTCACCGAGAAGTACCAGGGCACCTTCGCCGAACAGGTCACCGTCCCCACCTGGAACGTCCTGCCCAAACCCAGGGAACTCTCCTTCGCCGAGGCCGCCTGCCTCCCCACCGCCTGGCTGACCGCCTACCGGATGCTCTTCACCAACGCCGGGGTGCGCCCGGGCGACTCCGTCCTCGTGCAGGGCGCCGGCGGCGGCGTCGCCACCGCCGCCATCGTCCTCGGCAGCGCCGCGGGCCTGCGCGTCCACGCGGTCAGCCGCGACGAGGCGAAGCGCAGGCGGGCCGTGGAACTGGGCGCGGTCGAGGCCTATGAGCCGGGTGCCCGCCTGCCGCACAAGGTCGACGCCGTCATCGAGACGGTCGGCGCCGCCACCTGGTCGCACTCGGTCAAGTCGCTCCGGCCCGGCGGCTCCCTCGTCATCAGCGGCGCCACCAGCGGGGACCGGCCCTCGCACGCCGAACTGACCCGCATCTTCTTCCTGGAGCTGAAGGTGGTGGGCTCCACCATGGGCTCCAAGGACGAACTGGAGGACCTGCTCAGCTTCTGCGCCACCACCGGCGTGCGCCCGGTCATCGACCAGGTCCTGCCGCTGGACCGGGCCCGCGACGCCTTCACCCGGCTCGCCGCGGGCGACCAGTTCGGCAAGATCGTCCTCAGCACGGAATGA
- a CDS encoding amino acid ABC transporter permease, with protein MSADIHKKDPEATPPGPAPTQAAPIKAVPVRHYGRYVSALIALAALGSVVYAFSEGDINWAFIPDYFFNDRILSGVRETLVLTFLSMVIGVAGGVLLAVMRLSKNPVVSSIAWFYIWFFRGTPVLVQLFVWFNLGFVFEYVNLGPFYKDEWSDFMTPFLTALLGLGLNEAAYMAEICRAGLLSVDEGQTEAAHALGMSQGKTLRRIVLPQAMRVIVPPTGNEVINMLKTTSLVAAVQYYELFKHAQDIGMTSGATVEALFLAATWYLILTSVLSVGQYYVERYYARGSLRQLPQTPWQKVRAHLTSLSSRSEVTR; from the coding sequence GTGTCTGCTGACATCCACAAGAAGGACCCGGAGGCCACCCCTCCCGGTCCGGCCCCCACCCAGGCGGCTCCCATCAAGGCCGTCCCGGTCCGCCACTACGGCCGCTACGTCTCGGCGCTGATCGCGCTCGCGGCGCTCGGCTCGGTCGTGTACGCGTTCTCCGAGGGCGACATCAACTGGGCCTTCATCCCGGACTACTTCTTCAACGACCGCATTCTCAGCGGTGTCCGCGAGACGCTGGTCCTGACCTTCCTCTCGATGGTCATCGGCGTGGCCGGCGGTGTGCTGCTGGCGGTGATGCGGCTGTCGAAGAACCCGGTGGTCTCCTCCATCGCCTGGTTCTACATCTGGTTCTTCCGGGGCACCCCGGTCCTGGTGCAGCTCTTCGTCTGGTTCAACCTCGGCTTCGTCTTCGAGTACGTGAACCTCGGCCCGTTCTACAAGGACGAGTGGTCGGACTTCATGACGCCGTTCCTGACGGCGTTGCTCGGCCTCGGCCTCAACGAGGCCGCGTACATGGCGGAGATCTGCCGGGCCGGTCTGCTCTCGGTCGACGAGGGCCAGACCGAGGCGGCCCACGCGCTCGGCATGAGCCAGGGCAAGACGCTGCGCCGCATCGTGCTGCCGCAGGCGATGCGCGTGATCGTGCCGCCCACCGGCAACGAGGTCATCAACATGCTGAAGACGACCTCCCTGGTGGCGGCCGTCCAGTACTACGAGTTGTTCAAACACGCGCAGGACATCGGCATGACCTCCGGCGCCACCGTCGAGGCGCTCTTCCTGGCCGCCACCTGGTACCTGATCCTCACCTCGGTCCTCAGCGTCGGCCAGTACTACGTCGAGCGGTACTACGCCCGAGGCTCGCTGCGGCAGCTGCCGCAGACCCCCTGGCAGAAGGTGCGCGCGCACCTGACCTCGCTCTCCAGCCGCTCGGAGGTGACCCGATGA